The Dioscorea cayenensis subsp. rotundata cultivar TDr96_F1 unplaced genomic scaffold, TDr96_F1_v2_PseudoChromosome.rev07_lg8_w22 25.fasta BLBR01002168.1, whole genome shotgun sequence sequence ggccttctaaatttctaataccacaaatttcaaattaacacgttttttaatatatatatatatatatataaattcaaattcgGTATACCATCCTACTTGTAAACCGCAGCgggatattttatttttaaaatgcgCAAATAAATTTGGTGGTAAAAttattaagtaatttttttataaaatacaataaatatatgtCACAACGtgcataaatatgaaaaaactcAATAAACATATATAGGATCTGTTTGATTTACGCATAAGTACAACACAAGGAGTACATCATagttcaaatatttaattattatataaatgctTGTATTGTTCTACGTTTGATATTAGTGGACATCACAAAAAATTGtgtattattttctatttgattcaatactgtattaaaaaaaaatgtaaaactaTTATAACACCCTCtgtataatattttgttattttagaaaaaaattaacatgacaaaatgtttttaaaatttcttcctatttttactagtcatttttttttgtatcaaaCACTCGTTACCTAAGTTTTGACTTTGATTTCggatcatttttaaaataaatattttatgaaaataataataataataggtcaGAACATGGGTGAtaataaatagattaaaaataattttaatctcattttaataaaataataaaataaaataaaataattgactttgactttatttattattttttatttattactcaaCAATTCATTCAACCGACAAGCCACCTTCCCCGTAGTTTTCGCCATTTACCTCACAACTCAAAATATTCAtgctctttttctctctcaactttcctttttaaattaattattattatttttatttatctccgTTCCAAAAGGGCCCAAGTCTCCCCAAAAcctttaattaattacttaattaattaaaatattaaaaaaggaataaaatcaGATCTCtataaataagagaaaaaggTGCAAAGGCTGTAAATACGAgaaaagagtgagagagagagagagagagcgcgAGAGCGAGAGGGATGGGGTTCTCGCGCATTCGAGAGGCCTTGCTGGCGATGATCATCGGCGCGGTCGCCGTCGCCGGCGATTCTGAGTACTATGGAGCGCAGCCACTGGCGAAGCTATCGATGCACAAGGCCTCCATCGCCATCGACGGCAAGGCGCAAGTGCGAGCCACGCCGGAACTCCTCGGCTTGAAGGTATGGCTCTGAAACTATAGATCTCTGGCCGGCGCAGCGAAACGGAATGGCTCCCTTTGCATGTGTCGTTTAGCGTTCGTCATTggtttttacttgtttttttgtttttggttttattcttgcttttggATTTTTGTGAAACACTCCTTTTGAAATTTGGTGGTACCGATCCCCAAGAGTTTTATGGAGGTCACGTGTTTGAGCCTTACTCCATTGCGATGTTTTTTGTTTGGGTGAGAGTGTTGTAGAGCGATACTTTGGCGCATGTCCTTGACTTACCCAGTGGGAGGACCACGTCctgtgtataaaaaaaaaaatttggtgtttATATATGAGTTCTTGTTTCTTTGGAATTATGCGAAATTCTGGGTCAGATGTTATTGTTCTTTAGTCTTTGAAGTATATGACGTTTTCACATTTGGCATTAAACAACACAGACGACTTTGCTTTGTGAATCTCAAAGTGCTACTAAAACGAATATTTAAATATAGCTGGAGAATAAATTTGGAACTTTAACCATGAAATTATTGTTTAAGcttcttgtttgaattttttattttttatttttggttgacTTGATGCTTGCTTTTAGATTACAAGACAGTATGAATTCTTAGTTAACTCAGAAGAGATGTGTACAAGAATATATTCAATTGAATTATCATTTCACATGGAACTTTGACTATCAGGATTATTATAATGTTTTGAATagtaaaaattgattaattatttttttggataacAGGGGGAGGATATTGAATGGGTCAAAGTAGACTTACAGAATGCCAATCCAACTACGGATGATTGGATTGGAGTATTCTCTCCATCAAAGTTCAAGTAATAGGACATCATTTTTAGATTTGAATAGGTTCAGAATTTAGACTAAGGTTCaaatttttctattaatatCCAGTTCTTCTACATGCCCTGAGGTTGTTGGTGATATCAAAGATCAGCTTCCATTAATATGCACTGCTCCAATAAAGGTATGGCTGAAATTAAGATAAATGTACTTGTATAGGTAACATGTTTGTTAACTTTTGTAAGGCCATATGTGGTTTCAGTATCAGTTTGCGAATTATTCGAATGCGGATTATGCAAAAACAGGCAATGCATCTTTGATGCTTCAATTGATCAATCAGAGAGCAGACTTCTCCTTTGCATTGTTCTCAGGTGGATTTCAAAATGTAAGAATATTTAGTGCGCTTTTCTACAATGATCttgaaataataattgtttAGGTCCCGTGTGATTTCAAGACTAATTCTGCCTATCTTTTGATCTTGTATGACAGCCCAAACTTGTTGCAGTTTCGAATGCGGTCTCATTTTCAAATCCGAAGGCCCCTGTTTATCCAAGGCTAGCACAGGGTAAATCTTGGGATGAagtaagtttttttgttttcactaTTTATCAAAGTTCTCTGCATAATTTACTGCGTTCCTtatttttgccttgagatacAGTAATGGGTATAGCTGTCCATGGTATTTTCATTATTGTTCCTTTAGGAAAGAACTAGGTTGGAAATCCATGCATCATGACCTCATGATGGAGGCAGCTCTTTAATTTGATActgtttataattttcttatcaGTCCGCTCAGTGATTTTCAGATCTTAAGTTTTGAAGAGAACCTTTATATTGTCATATCATCCAAAAGAAATTTGCTCAATTTAAATTCACCTCCAAGATTTCATTTTTTAGCTCACAAGACctgtttgatttcattgtttttggCTTTCAGATGACTATAACGTGGACTAGTGGATATAACGATAATGAGGCTTTTCCTTTTGTTGAATGGGGTCCCGAGGGAGGTCCACAAACACGCTCTTCAGCTGGGACACTAACTTTCAGTCGTAATAGCATGTGCGGTATGGAAAACCCTTCACTGTAAAGTTGTGCATACAAAAGTTTCAGAATTTAGATATCTGGAAGTCACTGCATTACTAGCTAGCATGTGCAGTGTAGATAAGTCCGCCCTTTAAAGTTGTACAAATAAAGGCTTCAGAAATGGATATCTGGaatctgataccacttgttcaTGCATTCATGATAACGAGCATTTACTTCTGCATGTCGCAGGAACAAAAGTTCTGACTGGATTATTCCCATTTTCCCATGATTATTTTACATGCTTCAACTGCTTTATAATTTCTGATTATTATGTAAAGTTCATTATAAGTTCGTCTGGTTATATGACTTGTTcattatccaattttttttgtttttgataggCGCACCAGCACGTACATTTGGATGGAGGCATCCTGGATACATTCACACAAGCTTCTTAAAAGATTTGTGGCCAAATGCAATGTATAAAAGTTCTTGATGAACTTTCCTTTCTTATTTGAAGTATAGTTTTTGTCTTAAGACTTGATGATATTACAGTTACACTTACAAACTTGGGCATCAATTATTGGATGGAACTTATGTTTGGAGCAAGAAGTACTCTTTTAAGGCATCACCATATCCTGGACAAGACTCATTACAGAGAGTTATCATTTTTGGTGATATGGGAAAGGTGCGGTTTATTATCTTATATTTCTATGAATCATGAGCCTTGATATATAGGAAATTTGCACAGTTTAATCTGAGATTCTGAATAAATTCAGTCATTGAtaagtttctttctttcatgtttttttgcCTCTCTCTTCTTTTGCTTTAGAGTGTTTCAAATCTCTATTCTTGCGATAATTTATGAAACTAGAGAACCTCTTTCAAATTTTCAGGCGGAAAGAGACGGTAGCAATGAGTATAGCAATTACCAACCGGGATCATTAAATACCACAGACCAGCTTATTAAAGATTTGAACAACATTGATATAGTTTTCCACATTGGGGACATAACGTATGCGAATGGTTATATTTCTCAGTGGGATCAGTTTACATCTCAAATAGAGCCAATTGCATCAGCTGTTCCATATATGATCGCAAGGTTGATtaattcccttttttttcatgATCTTCAAAGTCCTAATACCTCTGAAGGTTGTTTATATTGTTAAGGTGCATGGTCTACTAATAATATCCATGGTAACTTCTTCACTGTTTTGTTACAGCGGTAATCATGAACGTGACTGGCATGGCACAGGATCCTTCTATGATACTGACGACTCAGGCGGGGAATGTGGTGT is a genomic window containing:
- the LOC120257528 gene encoding nucleotide pyrophosphatase/phosphodiesterase-like gives rise to the protein MGFSRIREALLAMIIGAVAVAGDSEYYGAQPLAKLSMHKASIAIDGKAQVRATPELLGLKGEDIEWVKVDLQNANPTTDDWIGVFSPSKFNSSTCPEVVGDIKDQLPLICTAPIKYQFANYSNADYAKTGNASLMLQLINQRADFSFALFSGGFQNPKLVAVSNAVSFSNPKAPVYPRLAQGKSWDEMTITWTSGYNDNEAFPFVEWGPEGGPQTRSSAGTLTFSRNSMCGAPARTFGWRHPGYIHTSFLKDLWPNAIYTYKLGHQLLDGTYVWSKKYSFKASPYPGQDSLQRVIIFGDMGKAERDGSNEYSNYQPGSLNTTDQLIKDLNNIDIVFHIGDITYANGYISQWDQFTSQIEPIASAVPYMIASGNHERDWHGTGSFYDTDDSGGECGVLAETMFYVPAENRAKFWYSTDFGMFRFCIADTEHDWREGTEQYKFIEHCLATVDRQKQPWLIFAAHRVLGYSSGFNYALEGSFAEPMGRESLQKLWQKYRVDLAFYGHVHNYERSCPIYQNQCVNSEKSHYSGTMNGTIHVVVGGGGSHLSPFTDLKTYWSIFQDFDYGFVKLTAFNHSSLLFEYKKSSDGKVYDSFTISRDYRDVLACVHDSCSPTTLAS